In Cotesia glomerata isolate CgM1 linkage group LG3, MPM_Cglom_v2.3, whole genome shotgun sequence, one genomic interval encodes:
- the LOC123260338 gene encoding uncharacterized protein LOC123260338 — protein MKFYCELFLCIIAVLWVEVSANCSSLENSDLENIVEEGSVFYIDLHCTKYTCQNGQYSRETCSLPQCKDNIMPIMDNTKRYPDCCPACPEISKNYSTSHLYK, from the exons atgaaattttattgtgaattatttttgtgtaTTATAGCAGTTTTGTGGGTCGAAGTCAGCG CCAATTGTTCGTCTTTGGAGAATTCAGATTTAGAAAATATTGTGGAAGAAGGTTCTGTATTTTATATAGATCTACATTGTACCAAGTATACTTGTCAAAATGGTCAATACAGTCGTGAAAC gtGTTCATTACCTCAATGTAAAGATAATATCATGCCCATAATGGATAATACAAAACGTTACCCAGATTGTTGTCCAGCTTGCCCGGAAATCAGTAAAAACTATTCTACATCTCAtctttataagtaa
- the LOC123261454 gene encoding zinc finger BED domain-containing protein 6-like: MSSQDYQEESMNVDLEPDIEITEGNETLPSTQRSAVWTYFKLCTKEFRKAICNTCSAVLKLPTSTTSPMLKHLLSRHPDLHSKCLEARNKRKIIEDNNNVDESSKRSKLAPISKAEFDQLCMEMIAIDLKPFSCVEDKSFRRLLSRLDNTYDPPSRTTCSRSLCPDLYNRTKQELMNKLKSDIAVGLMKLSFTTDGWKSRSGHHYLSFTVHYMTNNSQLKNIMLGIRQFEDRHTAVNIKSTLEDMMSEWDLLDLPNIPIFFTTDNAANITSAIRHGGWHHVYCFAHTPQLVIKDSQKHTEGIDELLNKTRRIATYFHHLDPARRDLENAQKTLSDEPPLKLIQMVKHAGIRSSTCLNV; encoded by the exons atgTCATCTCAAGATTATCAAGAAGAAAGTATGAATGTCGATCTGGAACCAGACATTGAAATTACAGAAGGGAATGAGACTTTACCTAGTACGCAACGAAGTGCTGTTTGGACTTATTTTAAGCTCTGCACAAAAGAATTCAGAAAGGCAATTTGTAACACTTGCTCTGCTGTTTTGAAACTACCAACAT CTACCACGTCGCCTATGCTGAAGCACTTATTATCAAGGCATCCTGATCTCCACAGTAAGTGTCTTGAAGCGAGGAACAAACGCAAAATAATAGAAGACAATAATAATGTTGATGAATCATCAAAACGTTCAAAACTTGCGCCCATTTCTAAAGCTGAATTCGACCAATTATGCATGGAAATGATAGCAATAGACCTGAAGCCTTTTTCATGTGTTGAGGACAAAAGTTTTCGAAGACTTTTGAGTCGACTGGATAACACCTACGATCCACCTTCTCGTACTACATGTTCTCGTAGTCTTTGTCCTGATTTATATAATAGAACAAAACAAGAattgatgaataaattaaaaagtgatATAGCAGTAGGATTGATGAAATTGTCTTTTACGACTGATGGGTGGAAATCTCGGTCTGGACatcattatttatcttttacgGTGCACTATATGACAAACAACTCTCAATTAAAGAACATCATGTTAGGCATAAGACAATTTGAAGATCGTCACACTGCCGTAAATATAAAATCGACACTTGAAGATATGATGAGTGAATGGGACTTATTAGATTTACCAAATATTCCAATCTTTTTTACCACGGATAATGCAGCGAATATTACCAGTGCTATTCGCCATGGTGGTTGGCACCATGTTTATTGTTTCGCGCACACACCCCAGTTGGTGATAAAAGATTCTCAAAAGCATACTGAAGGGATCGATGAATTACTTAATAAG ACAAGACGCATCGCAACGTACTTTCATCATTTGGATCCAGCACGCAGAGATCTTGAAAATGCACAGAAAACTTTGAGTGATGAACctcctttaaaattaatccaGATGGTGAAACACGCTGGAATTCGGAGTTCGACATGCTTAAATGTATGA